In Mercenaria mercenaria strain notata chromosome 15, MADL_Memer_1, whole genome shotgun sequence, a single genomic region encodes these proteins:
- the LOC123545042 gene encoding uncharacterized protein LOC123545042 isoform X1: MRALPPGSDEVVALAVTEELSTEVTPFASQDPVRPVVDVAVIPEDTPAADVEGIGEGAPQGGHPVEHEVGPVPQVDPFPFVPEVEVPLPPLFVPEVEVPDPFVPQVSQVFPGNTRDRESLGGVVQGLEVNPEGRPELDVQVFVPRRSARPRRPHVPMQIIWGRGVKSYD; the protein is encoded by the coding sequence ATGAGGGCACTACCTCCCGGTAGTGATGAGGTCGTTGCTTTGGCTGTGACGGAGGAGCTGTCTACTGAGGTGACTCCCTTCGCTAGCCAGGACCCCGTCCGCCCTGTTGTAGATGTTGCGGTAATCCCAGAGGATACGCCCGCCGCTGACGTCGAAGGTATTGGGGAAGGGGCTCCTCAGGGTGGCCATCCTGTGGAGCATGAGGTGGGTCCTGTACCCCAGGTGGATCCTTTCCCTTTTGTACCTGAGGTAGAGGTGCCTCTCCCACCTCTTTTTGTCCCAGAGGTAGAGGTGCCCGATCCTTTTGTGCCACAGGTATCCCAGGTATTCCCAGGGAACACCAGAGACAGGGAGTCTCTGGGAGGGGTGGTTCAGGGATTAGAGGTTAATCCTGAGGGTAGGCCAGAGTTAGATGTACAGGTTTTTGTCCCACGCAGGTCAGCTAGGCCCCGTCGACCTCATGTGCCTATGCAGATTATTTGGGGCAGGGGGGTTAAGTCCTATGATTAG
- the LOC123545042 gene encoding uncharacterized protein LOC123545042 isoform X2, which translates to MRALPPGSDEVVALAVTEELSTEVARKSINRQLTKFCHEQERDIKEQWTRIYCEAKKGTSECSGRDFFKKEERILTIQWTGFNYESRKGTSKCSKWNFIMKCKEGTSKCNGLETTGEKMLLQKIGRVAFCYRCKALTDFFTIY; encoded by the exons ATGAGGGCACTACCTCCCGGTAGTGATGAGGTCGTTGCTTTGGCTGTGACGGAGGAGCTGTCTACTGAG GTGGCAAGAAAGAGCATCAATAGGCAGTTAACTAAATTTTGTCATGAGCAGGAAAGGGACATCAAAGAACAGTGGACAAGAATTTATTGTGAAGCCAAAAAAGGGACATCAGAGTGCAGTGGACGAGATTTTTTTAAGAAGGAAGAAAGAATATTAACAATTCAGTGGACTGGATTTAATTATGAATCGAGAAAAGGAACATCAAAGTGCAGTAAATGGaattttattatgaaatgcaAGGAAGGGACATCAAAGTGCAATGGACTGGAGACTACTGGGGAGAAGATGTTGCTTCAAAAGATTGGTAGAGTTGCTTTTTGCTACAGGTGCAAAGCCCTGACAGATTTCTTTACTATTTATTGA
- the LOC123545042 gene encoding uncharacterized protein LOC123545042 isoform X3: MVSSVKASQRSSTGFSLENLSCKLKQENGVKCQGRPKKQYWIFPRKFELQVEAGKWCQGKSKKQYWISPRKFELQVEAGKWCQVSRQAKEAVLDFPQKSMKNVCEKSDCVYL, from the exons ATGGTGTCAAGTGTCAAGGCAAGCCAAAGAAGCAGTACTGGATTTTCCCTAGAAAA tttgagcTGCAAGTTGAAGCAGGAAAATGGTGTCAAGTGTCAAGGCAGGCCAAAGAAGCAGTACTGGATTTTCCCCAGAAAA tttgagcTGCAAGTTGAAGCAGGAAAATGGTGTCAAGGCAAGTCAAAGAAGCAGTACTGGATTTCCCCCAGAAAA tttgagcTGCAAGTTGAAGCAGGAAAATGGTGTCAAGTGTCAAGGCAAGCCAAAGAAGCAGTACTGGATTTCCCCCAGAAAAGTATGAAGAATGTGTGTGAAAAAAGTGACTGTGTTTATTTGTAG